A genomic window from Flavobacterium lindanitolerans includes:
- a CDS encoding GEVED domain-containing protein gives MKNFTQPHRKKFRTKQWLTLLYCMGMGIFLYAYSGPEMLQPQKTTATAGTLAYCTPAGTGTSYFIKDFTTTGGFLNIINTNSGIGSGGYSNATTKIVRQSAGGSFEFSAVYSSGTYGLAIWIDWNGNTTFEASERIFNTTSYGSSATGTITIPAGTANGSYRMRVLADFNKSNPDNPCGFNSGNGEAEDYTLEVGDPPTCIPPTALGAGNVTFNSAQLSWMSEGFLFDVEYGPSGFALGSGTLASSVANPYTPGGLTANTMYQFYVRTDCGGGDKSIWSGPYSFYTGYCLPVATSTSYFIKDFVTTGGISNINNTNSGIGAGGYTNNSGNASMKVSYFEGGSVNFSAVYSGGSGFAIWVDWNNNMSFDTDERVFNTTAYGSSSTGSIAVPAGTPVGNYRMRIRMDYNNNNPSDACGFNSGNGEAEDYTFEVIPTPSCLPPTDLGAGNVTFTSAQFSWLGDGTVFDVEYGPAGFTRGTGIMASSVGNPYDVTALTPETSYEYYVRKSCGAENKSAWAGPFRFYTGYCVPTATSTSYLIKDFTTTGAITNINNVNSGIGTGGYSNHTTMKVRHYETGVVNFSAAYSGSSGFAMWIDWNKNMAFDADERVYNTTSYGSSSTGSFTIPAGTPVGEYRLRIRMDYNNSNPSNACSFNSGNGEAEDYTLEVVTPPTCMPPTELGAGNIVYTTAQFSWTSEGTVFDVEYGPAGFTQGTGTIVSSVANPYNATGLTPDTAYHYYVRRDCGAGDKSPWAGPFRFFTGPCKPVANTTSYFVKNFTTTGGFININNLNTGFGTGGYSNYTAMKVQQFTGGTVNFSAAYSSGSGFSIWIDWNNNMTFEASEKVFNTTAYGSAATGTITVPAGTPLGNYRMRIMMDNNTSNPNNPCEFVEYEDWDWGDVYYSGEAEDYTFEVTTPPSCMPPTELGAGNMTFTTAQLSWMGEGTVFDVEYGPTGFTQGTGTLMSSVGNPYDATGLTSDTNYQYYVRRDCGSGDKSPWAGPFSFRTGYCLPAATSTSYFIRDFSTTEGYVNISNTGTAIGTGGYSNFSTLKVQQSEGRTINFSAAYSGGSGFAIWVDWNKNMAFDTDERVFNTTAYGASSTGTITVPAGTPIGSYRMRIRMDYNNSSPSDACGFNSGNGEAEDYTLEVIAVPSCIPPTNLNIASMTPTTALLAWTSDGTLFDVEYGPNGFTQGTGTTRTGVTSPYSVTDLTADTAYQFYVRKDCGSGDKSLWAGPFRFTTAYCTPTATSTSYYINSFTTTGGATNISNTNTSIGTGGYSNHTTMKVQQYEGASVDFSAAYSSGSGFAIWIDWNNNMTFEASERVFNTTAYGAAATGTITVPALTPVGNYRMRIRMDFNNNSPSDACSFNSGNGEAEDYTFEVITPPSCPAPTGGTAGNLTIATAQLSWVSAGTLFDVEYGPRGFTQGAGTMASGVPNQHTISGLSANTAYQFYVRRDCGSGDKSTWAGPFAFRTACGTQTVPYLIDFEDATTPALPACTSSQNAGTGNNWKTDNINRGGFNSKVLNYSYNSSNPANAWFYSNGVQLEAGTNYTLKFQYANSGNTTYVESVKVNIGTAADFNAMTRNLADYPSIVNDSQLESSTTFTVETSGIYYIGFNAYSITNRAQIYIDNISLDVALSNPDFDATSFKAYPNPVKNILNLSYDKNISDVAVFNLIGQQVMTRTINNDKGQIDMSGLPAGTYMVKVTADNAVKTIKIIKQD, from the coding sequence ATGAAAAATTTTACTCAACCCCATCGGAAGAAATTCCGAACCAAGCAATGGCTCACATTGCTGTATTGTATGGGCATGGGCATTTTTCTGTATGCCTACTCAGGACCAGAAATGCTACAGCCTCAAAAAACAACTGCTACAGCAGGTACACTAGCCTATTGTACACCAGCAGGAACAGGAACCAGCTACTTTATTAAGGACTTTACCACTACAGGTGGTTTTCTTAACATTATAAATACTAACTCCGGAATAGGAAGCGGAGGTTATTCAAATGCTACTACAAAAATTGTACGTCAGTCAGCCGGAGGTTCATTTGAATTTTCGGCAGTCTATAGCTCAGGAACTTATGGCTTAGCCATATGGATTGATTGGAATGGCAATACAACTTTTGAAGCTTCAGAAAGAATTTTTAACACAACATCATACGGATCTTCTGCTACAGGAACAATTACAATTCCAGCAGGTACTGCCAATGGTAGCTACCGTATGAGAGTCCTGGCTGACTTCAACAAGTCGAATCCGGACAATCCATGCGGTTTCAATTCAGGAAACGGCGAAGCAGAAGATTATACTTTAGAAGTTGGCGACCCGCCAACATGTATCCCGCCAACAGCTCTTGGTGCCGGAAACGTTACATTTAATTCAGCTCAACTTTCATGGATGAGTGAAGGATTCCTATTCGATGTAGAATACGGTCCTTCAGGTTTTGCATTAGGTAGCGGTACACTTGCTTCATCTGTGGCAAATCCGTATACTCCTGGCGGACTTACAGCAAATACGATGTATCAGTTTTATGTACGTACTGATTGTGGAGGCGGCGATAAAAGCATATGGTCTGGCCCATATAGCTTTTATACAGGCTATTGTCTTCCGGTTGCTACCTCTACAAGTTACTTTATAAAAGATTTTGTAACAACAGGTGGAATAAGCAATATCAACAATACTAATTCCGGTATTGGAGCAGGCGGTTATACCAACAATTCTGGCAACGCTTCTATGAAAGTAAGTTACTTCGAAGGTGGCTCAGTCAACTTCAGTGCAGTTTACAGTGGTGGTTCCGGTTTTGCTATTTGGGTAGACTGGAACAATAACATGTCATTCGACACTGATGAAAGAGTATTCAATACTACGGCGTATGGTTCTTCGTCTACAGGAAGTATTGCCGTTCCTGCCGGAACTCCTGTGGGTAACTACAGAATGAGAATCCGCATGGATTATAATAACAACAACCCTTCTGATGCCTGCGGATTCAACTCAGGTAACGGAGAAGCAGAAGATTATACTTTTGAAGTAATACCAACACCTTCTTGCTTGCCTCCAACAGACCTTGGAGCAGGAAATGTGACCTTTACATCGGCACAATTTTCCTGGTTGGGCGACGGGACTGTATTTGACGTAGAATATGGACCTGCAGGATTTACCAGAGGTACAGGAATTATGGCTTCTTCTGTTGGAAACCCATATGATGTTACAGCACTGACTCCTGAAACTTCCTACGAATACTATGTGCGTAAAAGTTGCGGAGCAGAAAACAAAAGTGCGTGGGCAGGACCTTTCCGCTTCTATACAGGCTACTGTGTTCCGACTGCAACATCTACAAGCTATTTAATAAAAGATTTTACTACTACGGGTGCAATCACCAATATCAATAACGTAAATTCAGGTATTGGAACTGGTGGTTATTCAAACCATACTACGATGAAGGTAAGACACTACGAAACCGGAGTTGTTAACTTTAGCGCAGCTTACAGCGGCAGTTCAGGTTTCGCAATGTGGATTGACTGGAACAAAAACATGGCTTTTGATGCCGACGAAAGGGTATATAATACGACTTCCTATGGCTCATCTTCAACAGGAAGCTTTACTATTCCTGCCGGAACGCCTGTTGGCGAATACCGCTTAAGAATCCGTATGGATTATAACAATAGTAATCCTTCAAATGCATGTTCGTTTAACTCCGGAAATGGAGAAGCAGAAGACTATACTCTTGAAGTAGTTACACCTCCAACATGTATGCCTCCAACAGAATTAGGAGCTGGAAATATAGTATATACAACAGCACAATTTTCATGGACGAGCGAAGGAACCGTATTTGACGTTGAATATGGACCTGCAGGTTTCACGCAAGGAACCGGAACTATCGTTTCTTCTGTTGCTAATCCATACAATGCTACAGGATTAACACCAGATACTGCATACCACTACTATGTGCGTAGAGATTGCGGTGCGGGCGATAAGAGTCCATGGGCAGGACCTTTCCGTTTCTTTACCGGGCCATGTAAGCCTGTGGCAAATACGACAAGTTATTTTGTAAAGAACTTTACAACAACTGGCGGCTTTATAAACATCAACAATCTGAATACAGGTTTTGGTACCGGAGGTTACTCCAACTATACAGCCATGAAAGTACAACAATTTACAGGCGGAACTGTAAACTTTAGCGCTGCATACAGCAGCGGTTCCGGATTTTCAATCTGGATTGACTGGAACAACAACATGACCTTTGAGGCTTCGGAAAAAGTATTCAACACTACAGCCTATGGTTCAGCTGCTACCGGAACTATTACTGTTCCTGCTGGCACACCTCTGGGCAACTACAGAATGAGAATAATGATGGATAACAATACAAGTAATCCAAACAACCCTTGTGAATTTGTTGAATATGAAGATTGGGATTGGGGTGATGTATACTATAGCGGTGAGGCAGAAGACTATACTTTTGAAGTAACTACTCCTCCAAGCTGTATGCCTCCAACAGAATTGGGTGCCGGAAATATGACTTTTACAACGGCACAGCTTTCCTGGATGGGTGAAGGAACCGTATTTGATGTGGAATATGGTCCTACAGGTTTCACGCAAGGAACAGGAACACTAATGTCTTCTGTAGGAAATCCTTATGATGCTACAGGATTAACATCAGATACTAATTATCAATACTATGTGCGTAGAGATTGTGGTTCCGGAGATAAGAGTCCATGGGCTGGACCATTTAGTTTCAGAACCGGATACTGTCTTCCTGCTGCTACATCTACTTCTTACTTTATCAGAGATTTCTCTACTACAGAAGGATATGTAAATATTAGCAATACAGGTACTGCAATAGGAACCGGAGGTTATTCCAACTTCTCAACCTTAAAAGTACAGCAATCTGAAGGCAGAACAATCAATTTTAGCGCAGCATACAGCGGTGGTTCCGGTTTTGCTATCTGGGTAGATTGGAACAAAAACATGGCTTTTGATACTGACGAAAGAGTATTCAATACTACAGCGTATGGTGCATCATCTACAGGAACCATTACTGTTCCCGCCGGAACTCCAATAGGAAGCTACAGAATGAGAATCCGTATGGACTACAACAACAGCAGTCCTTCAGACGCTTGTGGATTTAATTCAGGAAATGGAGAAGCAGAAGATTATACACTTGAAGTAATTGCTGTGCCATCTTGTATACCTCCAACAAATCTAAACATTGCAAGTATGACTCCAACAACGGCACTTCTTGCCTGGACGAGCGACGGAACATTGTTTGATGTTGAATACGGACCAAATGGATTTACACAAGGCACAGGAACTACACGTACCGGTGTAACAAGCCCATACAGTGTTACAGATTTAACTGCAGATACTGCTTACCAGTTCTATGTGCGTAAAGACTGTGGTTCCGGAGACAAGAGCCTTTGGGCTGGACCATTCCGTTTCACAACGGCATATTGTACGCCAACCGCTACCTCAACAAGCTACTATATTAATAGCTTTACAACTACCGGTGGTGCGACAAACATCAGCAATACAAATACAAGTATAGGAACAGGCGGTTATTCCAACCACACTACTATGAAAGTACAACAATATGAAGGTGCTTCTGTAGATTTCAGTGCGGCTTATAGCAGTGGTTCCGGTTTTGCTATCTGGATTGACTGGAACAACAACATGACTTTTGAAGCTTCTGAAAGAGTATTCAACACTACTGCATATGGTGCTGCTGCTACTGGAACTATTACTGTTCCGGCGTTGACACCTGTAGGAAACTACAGAATGAGAATCCGTATGGATTTTAATAACAACAGTCCATCTGATGCTTGTTCGTTTAATTCAGGAAATGGTGAAGCAGAAGATTATACTTTTGAAGTTATCACTCCACCATCCTGCCCTGCTCCAACAGGAGGAACAGCCGGAAATCTTACAATTGCAACTGCACAGCTATCATGGGTAAGTGCCGGAACTTTGTTTGACGTTGAATATGGACCTAGAGGATTTACACAAGGTGCAGGAACTATGGCTTCGGGAGTACCTAACCAACACACCATTTCAGGACTTTCAGCCAATACTGCTTATCAATTCTATGTACGCAGAGATTGTGGTTCCGGAGACAAGAGCACATGGGCTGGACCATTTGCATTCAGAACTGCTTGCGGAACACAAACAGTTCCTTATCTGATTGATTTTGAAGATGCAACTACGCCTGCATTGCCAGCTTGTACTTCAAGTCAAAATGCCGGAACGGGTAACAATTGGAAAACAGACAATATCAACAGAGGTGGATTCAACTCTAAAGTACTGAATTACAGCTATAACTCTTCTAATCCGGCCAATGCATGGTTCTATAGTAATGGTGTACAACTGGAAGCGGGAACTAACTATACGCTGAAATTCCAATATGCTAACAGCGGTAATACTACTTATGTAGAAAGTGTGAAAGT